The Pan troglodytes isolate AG18354 chromosome 7, NHGRI_mPanTro3-v2.0_pri, whole genome shotgun sequence genome has a window encoding:
- the LOC129135877 gene encoding exonuclease GOR-like: APRKRKTIAHSSSPCLVTGCTDAKRTRVASSSQRSSGSKVGRQPGKTRNRSGMACKTTTTISSKRIVRRPSLPSLKKPIILRRSGCQVPTVLRRGYLQLFTEECLKFCASKQEAEEKALNEEKVAYDCSPNKNRYLNVVLNTLKRLKGLTPSCMPGLSRAALYSRLQEFLLSQDQLKENGYPFPHPERPGGAVLFTGQGKGPGDSSCRVCCRCGTEYLVSSSGRCVRDQLRYCHWGRVPSSQVARGRVSQYTCCAAAPGSVGRQVAKQHVRDGRKESLDGFVETFKKELSRDPHPVIYALDCEMCYTTHGLELTRVTVVDADMRVVYDTFVKPDNEIVDYNTRFSGVTEADVAKTSITLPQVQAILLSFSSAQTILIGHSLESDLLALKLIHSTVVDTAVLFPHYLGFPYKRSLRNLAADYLGQIIRDSQDGHNSSEDANACLQLVMWKVRQRAQIQPRHRSASPASLACPWPQASSKTAISPESSPCPPRRKARETGAAGGRRGPKAKSNPNPPLPVPRNPCSGPPSMSPSLCPSQTSVLPPIASLRPEPQLPFPQVPATAPRACPHPSAPRRPLSLHH, from the coding sequence gcccccaggaagaggaagacgatcgcccactcttccagcccttgcttggtcacaggttgcacagatgccaagagaacccgggtggccagcagcagccaacgctccagtggctccaaggtcggcagacagccagggaagacgcgcaacaggtcagggatggcatgcaagaccaccaccaccatcagctctaagcgaatcgtccgtcgtccatccttaccgagtttgaagaaacccattatcctccgaaggtctgggtgccaagtccccaccgtcctccgccgaggctatctccaactgttcaccgaagagtgtctcaagttctgcgcctccaagcaggaggccgaggagaaggcgctgaacgaggagaaggtggcctacgactgcagccccaacaagaacaggtacctgaacgtggtcctgaacaccctcaagagactgaagggcctgacccccagctgcatgccgggcctcagcagggccgccctgtacagccgcctccaggagttcctgctcagccaggaccagctcaaggagaacggctaccccttcccgcaccccgagcggcccggaggcgccgtcctcttcactggccaggggaaggggcccggcgactcctcctgcagggtctgctgccgttgtggcaccgagtacctggtgtcctcctcgggccgctgtgtacgcgaccagttgcGTTACtgtcactgggggcgggtccccTCGAGCCAGGTGGCTAGAGGCCGGGTTAgtcagtacacctgctgtgcagctgctcctggctctgtgggccgccaggtggcaaagcagcacgtgcgggacggccgcaaggagaGCCTCGATGGTTTCGTGGAGACTTTCAAGAAAGAATTGTCCAGAGACCCTCATCCAgtaatctacgccttggactgtgagatgtgctacaccacgcatggcctagagctgacccgcgtcaccgtggtggacgccgacatgcgagtggtgtacgacaccttcgtcaagcccgacaacgagatcgtggactacaacaccaggttttccggagtcaccgaggccgacgtcgccaagacgagcatcaccttgccccaagtccaagccatcctgctgagcttttccagcgcccaaaccatcctcatcgggcacagcctggagagcgatctgctggccctgaagctcatccacagcaccgtggtggacacggccgtgctcttcccgcactacctaggtttcccctacaagcgctccctcaggaatctcgcggccgactacctgggacagatcatccgggacagccaggacggccacaactccagcgaggacgcaaacgcctgcctgcagctggtgatgtggaaggtccgacagcgcgcccagatccagccacgccaccggtccgcctctcccgcctccctggcctgtccttggccccaggcctcTTCCaaaaccgccatcagtcccgagagctcaccctgtccacctcgccgcaaagCGAGAGAAACTGGAGCAGCCGGCGGCAGGAGAGGTccaaaagccaagagtaaccccaaccccccactcccagtcccccggaatccctgcagCGGGCCGCCGTCCATGTCCCCATCGCTCTGCCcctcccagacctctgtccttccaccaATCGCCTCCCTGAGGCCCGAGCCCCAACTCCCATTCCCCCAGGTCCCTGCCACGGCCCCTCgcgcctgtccccatccctctgcccctcGCAGACCTCTGTCGCTACACCACTAG